A window from Drosophila kikkawai strain 14028-0561.14 chromosome 2L, DkikHiC1v2, whole genome shotgun sequence encodes these proteins:
- the eIF3i gene encoding eukaryotic translation initiation factor 3 subunit I, whose translation MRPLMLQGHERSITQIKYNREGDLLFSCSKDQKPNVWYSLNGERLGTYDGHQGAVWCLDVDWESRKLITGAGDMTTKIWDVEYGTIIASIPTKSSVRTSNFSFSGNQAAYSTDKAMGQSCELFIIDVRNADSTLADQTPTLRIPMTDSKITSMLWGPLDETIITGHDNGNITIWDIRKGQKVVDSGSDHTAGINDMQLSKDGTMFVTASKDTTAKLFDSESLMCLKAYKTERPVNSAAISPILDHVVLGGGQDAMEVTTTSTKAGKFDSRFFHLIYEEEFARLKGHFGPINSLAFHPDGKSYASGGEDGFVRVQTFDSTYFENIFE comes from the exons ATG CGTCCGTTGATGCTACAGGGCCACGAGCGTTCCATAACGCAAATCAAATACAACCGGGAGGGTGACCTACTGTTCTCCTGCTCCAAGGATCAGAAGCCCAATGTGTGGTACTCGCTGAACGGCGAGCGCTTGGGCACGTACGATGGTCACCAGGGTGCCGTTTGGTGCCTGGACGTGGACTGGGAGAGCCGAAAGCTGATCACTGGCGCCGGCGACATGACCACCAAGATCTGGGACGTCGAATATGGCACAATCATCGCCTCCATCCCCACCAAGTCTTCGGTGCGTACCAGCAACTTCAGCTTCTCGGGCAACCAGGCTGCCTACTCCACGGACAAGGCTATGGGACAGAGCTGCGAGCTTTTCATCATCGATGTGCGCAACGCTGACTCCACGTTGGCCGACCAGACGCCAACGCTGCGCATCCCAATGACTGATTCCAAGATCACCTCGATGCTGTGGGGTCCCCTCGATGAGACGATCATCACAG GCCACGACAACGGAAACATTACTATCTGGGATATTCGCAAGGGCCAGAAGGTTGTCGACTCGGGCAGCGATCACACCGCCGGCATCAACGACATGCAGTTGAGCAAGGACGGCACCATGTTTGTGACCGCCTCCAAGGACACCACCGCCAAGCTGTTCGATTCCGAGTCCCTGATGTGCCTGAAGGCCTACAAAACGGAGCGCCCTGTAAACTCGGCCGCGATTAGTCCCATCCTTGATCATGTGGTGCTGGGCGGAGGTCAGGATGCCATGGAGGTGACCACCACGTCCACGAAGGCCGGCAAGTTCGACTCGCGCTTCTTCCACCTGATCTACGAGGAGGAGTTCGCCCGCCTTAAGGGCCATTTCGGACCCATCAACAGTTTGGCCTTCCATCCGGACGGCAAGAGTTACGCCTCGGGCGGAGAAGACGGTTTCGTGCGTGTCCAGACCTTTGATAGTACATACTTCGAGAACATATTCGAGTAG
- the LOC108086236 gene encoding DAZ-associated protein 2: MSKPSKSGPPAEGSAPAYNYGNSAQSMAMRAPPPSYEESQRSGGAVGYPQPGAVPLSQNQYYGMISHHQQQMPFNGQPQYGMHHGTGYGLAGLSTSAGAAASQVLHLDSRAEVRTNAAGSVVIPPPPPGCLPTPAQWAAMQGQPVVLKQKKRSFF, translated from the exons atgtCAAAACCATCAAAATCGGGTCCTCCAGCTGAGGGAAGTGCCCCCGCGTACAACTATGGCAATTCCGCGCAGTCCATGGCCATG cgAGCTCCTCCGCCATCGTACGAGGAGAGCCAGCGGAGTGGCGGTGCCGTTGGATACCCACAGCCTGGCGCTGTTCCTCTAAGCCAGAACCAGTACTATGGGATGATAAGCCACCATCAACAGCAGATGCCATTTAACGGGCAGCCACAGTATGGAATGCATCATGGAACTGGTTACGGTTTGGCAGGACTCAGTACttcagcaggagcagctgcctCGCAGGTTCTACACTTGGACTCGCGGGCCGAGGTGAGGACAAATGCCGCGGGATCAGTTGTTAttccgccaccgccgcctgGCTGTCTGCCGACCCCGGCTCAGTGGGCGGCCATGCAGGGTCAGCCTGTGGTCCTAAAGCAGAAGAAGCGCTCCTTCTTCTAA